One region of Acidithiobacillus sp. genomic DNA includes:
- the rplM gene encoding 50S ribosomal protein L13, with protein sequence MKTYSAKSHEVQGDWFVVDATDKVLGRLSVELAKRLRGKHKPEYTPHADTGDYIVVINADKIAVTGNKAKDKIYYHHTGYVGNLKSASFEKMMETNPERVIEIAVKGMLPKNPLGRAMFKKLKVYTGSEHPHSAQQPQPLNV encoded by the coding sequence ATGAAGACCTATTCTGCCAAGTCTCATGAAGTGCAAGGAGACTGGTTCGTGGTGGATGCCACCGATAAAGTCCTGGGCCGCCTTTCTGTAGAGCTGGCTAAACGTTTACGTGGCAAGCATAAGCCCGAGTACACGCCCCATGCCGATACCGGCGATTACATTGTCGTCATCAATGCCGACAAAATCGCGGTCACCGGCAACAAGGCCAAAGACAAAATCTATTACCATCATACCGGCTACGTCGGCAACCTGAAGAGTGCCTCCTTTGAAAAGATGATGGAGACCAATCCAGAGCGGGTTATCGAAATCGCGGTCAAGGGCATGCTGCCCAAGAATCCGCTGGGTCGGGCAATGTTCAAGAAGCTCAAGGTCTACACCGGCTCCGAGCATCCTCATTCGGCGCAGCAGCCGCAGCCCCTGAACGTTTAA
- the argC gene encoding N-acetyl-gamma-glutamyl-phosphate reductase: protein MIRAGIVGGTGYTGVELLRLLLPHPEVEVVAITSRAEAGQRVDTHFPNLRGHCDLYYTMPDPALLGELDVVFFATPHGVAMDGAPELLAKGVRVIDLGADFRLPDAEVFAQWYGMSHRAPEALAEACYGLPEYYRAKISAARLIANPGCYPTAVILGLAPLLAEGLLREDTLIADCKSGVSGAGRAAKVDLILPEAADSVSAYGVSGHRHRPEIEAVLSDISGTRLELQFTPHLMPMIRGIHATLYGRLRQPVSDAALQDLFITRYAGEPFVDVLSFGSCPATRSVRGANICRIAVHQPRPGLVVVLSVIDNLVKGAAGQAVQNMNRLFSLPEDMGLAHIALLP, encoded by the coding sequence ATGATTCGCGCAGGTATTGTCGGTGGTACGGGGTATACCGGGGTGGAGTTGCTTCGTTTGCTGCTGCCGCATCCGGAAGTCGAGGTGGTGGCCATCACTTCCCGTGCTGAGGCCGGGCAGCGTGTGGATACGCATTTCCCCAATCTGCGCGGTCACTGCGACCTGTATTACACCATGCCCGATCCGGCGCTGTTGGGTGAGCTCGATGTCGTCTTTTTCGCAACGCCTCATGGGGTGGCGATGGATGGCGCGCCGGAACTTTTGGCCAAAGGCGTGCGGGTCATTGATCTGGGTGCCGATTTCCGCTTGCCCGATGCGGAAGTCTTTGCTCAGTGGTACGGCATGTCTCACCGTGCGCCCGAAGCGCTGGCAGAAGCCTGCTATGGCTTACCGGAGTACTATCGGGCCAAGATTAGTGCGGCGCGACTCATTGCCAATCCAGGCTGTTATCCCACGGCGGTCATCCTCGGCTTGGCGCCTCTGTTGGCCGAGGGCTTGCTGCGGGAGGATACGCTGATCGCGGATTGCAAGTCTGGCGTCAGCGGAGCAGGTCGTGCCGCTAAGGTAGACCTGATTCTCCCTGAAGCGGCGGATAGCGTCAGCGCCTACGGTGTCAGCGGTCACAGGCATCGGCCGGAAATTGAGGCTGTACTCTCCGATATCAGTGGCACCCGGCTGGAGCTGCAGTTCACGCCCCACCTCATGCCCATGATCCGCGGCATCCACGCTACCCTTTACGGGCGGCTGCGCCAGCCCGTGAGCGATGCGGCGCTACAGGACTTGTTCATCACCCGTTACGCCGGTGAGCCCTTTGTAGATGTCTTGTCCTTCGGCAGTTGCCCGGCTACACGTTCGGTGCGCGGTGCCAACATTTGTCGAATCGCCGTCCACCAGCCGCGGCCGGGGCTGGTGGTCGTTCTCTCGGTCATCGACAATTTGGTTAAAGGGGCGGCCGGACAAGCGGTACAGAATATGAATCGGTTGTTCTCCCTGCCGGAGGATATGGGGTTGGCGCACATCGCCTTGTTGCCATAA
- the pdhA gene encoding pyruvate dehydrogenase (acetyl-transferring) E1 component subunit alpha yields MNATDQKRLLREMLFARRFEERCAEAYHERQIGGFLHLYPGEEACAIGVLEKARTGSDYVVTGYRDHIHALKSGMDPKALMAELFGKEAGCSKGRGGSMHLFDPEVRFMGGYALVGGPFPLAAGFAKTIQLRGGDEISICFLGDGANNQGTFHETMNMASLWNLPVLFVCENNLYGIGTAIERSTVEINQYKRVAPYGIEAAQCDGQDIDVVMAHAERAVQHVREQRKPYFLELMTYRLRGHSMSDSGAYRSKEEVEEWAQRDPIGIYKRRLVEAGVVREDEFHAMDKAILDEIEDEIVRFAAESPEPRVEDVARYVYTEGDSSHG; encoded by the coding sequence ATGAACGCCACGGACCAGAAGCGCCTGTTGCGTGAAATGCTTTTTGCCCGCCGTTTTGAGGAACGTTGCGCGGAGGCCTATCACGAACGCCAGATCGGCGGTTTTTTGCACCTCTATCCCGGTGAAGAGGCCTGCGCGATCGGCGTACTGGAAAAGGCCCGTACCGGTTCGGATTATGTGGTGACCGGTTATCGCGACCACATTCATGCGCTGAAGTCGGGGATGGATCCCAAGGCGCTGATGGCCGAACTCTTCGGCAAAGAAGCGGGTTGCTCCAAGGGCCGCGGCGGTTCCATGCATCTCTTCGATCCCGAGGTGCGTTTCATGGGTGGCTACGCGCTGGTTGGCGGACCCTTTCCGCTGGCGGCCGGTTTTGCTAAGACCATCCAGTTGCGTGGCGGTGATGAAATCTCCATCTGCTTCCTGGGCGATGGTGCTAATAATCAGGGCACTTTTCATGAGACCATGAACATGGCCAGTCTATGGAATCTGCCGGTGCTCTTTGTCTGCGAAAACAATCTGTATGGTATTGGTACAGCCATAGAGCGCTCGACGGTGGAAATCAATCAATACAAGCGTGTGGCCCCTTACGGTATTGAAGCAGCGCAGTGCGACGGTCAGGACATTGATGTGGTCATGGCTCACGCTGAAAGGGCGGTGCAGCATGTGCGCGAGCAGCGCAAACCCTACTTTCTGGAGTTGATGACCTACCGTCTGCGTGGTCATTCCATGTCGGATTCTGGTGCTTACCGCTCCAAAGAAGAGGTGGAGGAATGGGCACAGCGCGATCCTATCGGTATCTATAAGCGCCGTCTGGTGGAGGCCGGGGTAGTCAGGGAGGACGAGTTCCACGCTATGGACAAGGCCATTCTGGACGAGATCGAAGATGAGATCGTGCGTTTCGCCGCCGAGAGCCCGGAGCCGCGCGTCGAAGACGTCGCCCGTTATGTGTATACAGAAGGAGACAGCAGCCATGGCTGA
- a CDS encoding citrate synthase gives MAEPNFAPGLEGVAATHSSISNIDGVAGLLSYRGFAIADLVAHSSFEEVALLLLDGALPSAADLGQFDHGLRTHRQVKYNVREIMKFMPVTGHPMDMLHCAVASLGMFYPQQELSDAERENTPHLDAMAMRIIARMPTIVAMWEQMRFGNDPIAPRPDLGHAANFLYMLSGRDPDSALAKILDSCLILHAEHTINASTFSVLVTGSTLTNPYHVIGGAVGTLAGPLHGGANQKVVEMLEEIGSAQRVGAYLDAKMANKEKIWGFGHRVYKTRDPRAAILKEMMEDLASHRHLRHSRLFEIAMEVERQATERLGPKGIHANVDFYSGVLYHEMGIKADLFTPIFAMARSAGWLAHWREQLANNRIFRPTQVYTGEQGKSYVPIAQRL, from the coding sequence ATGGCGGAACCGAACTTTGCGCCAGGTCTGGAGGGTGTGGCTGCAACCCACTCCAGCATTTCCAACATTGACGGTGTCGCTGGTTTACTGAGTTACCGTGGTTTTGCCATTGCGGATCTTGTGGCACACAGCAGCTTCGAGGAAGTAGCACTTTTGCTGCTGGACGGTGCCCTGCCGAGTGCCGCTGATCTGGGACAATTCGATCACGGGCTGCGCACACACCGCCAAGTCAAATACAATGTCCGGGAAATCATGAAGTTCATGCCCGTGACCGGACACCCCATGGATATGCTGCACTGTGCCGTAGCCAGTCTGGGCATGTTCTACCCGCAGCAGGAACTCTCTGATGCCGAGCGTGAAAATACGCCTCATCTGGATGCCATGGCGATGCGGATTATTGCCCGTATGCCCACCATCGTTGCCATGTGGGAGCAAATGCGTTTTGGCAACGACCCCATTGCACCACGTCCTGACCTTGGTCACGCGGCTAACTTTCTGTATATGTTGTCGGGTCGTGACCCGGATTCGGCCCTCGCCAAAATCCTTGACTCCTGCCTGATTCTGCACGCCGAGCACACCATCAATGCCAGTACCTTCTCGGTGCTGGTGACCGGTTCTACCCTGACCAATCCCTACCATGTTATCGGTGGGGCCGTTGGCACTCTGGCCGGCCCCCTGCACGGCGGCGCCAATCAGAAGGTAGTGGAAATGCTGGAAGAAATCGGTTCTGCCCAACGGGTGGGTGCCTACCTCGATGCGAAAATGGCTAACAAGGAGAAGATCTGGGGTTTTGGGCATCGTGTCTATAAGACCCGCGATCCGCGCGCTGCGATTCTCAAGGAGATGATGGAAGATCTGGCCAGCCACCGTCATTTGCGCCACAGTCGTCTTTTTGAAATCGCCATGGAGGTGGAGCGCCAGGCTACGGAGCGACTCGGTCCCAAGGGCATACATGCCAACGTGGATTTCTATTCGGGTGTGCTGTATCACGAGATGGGCATCAAAGCGGACCTTTTTACGCCTATTTTTGCGATGGCGCGTTCTGCGGGTTGGCTGGCTCATTGGCGGGAGCAACTGGCGAACAACCGGATTTTCCGGCCTACACAGGTGTATACAGGGGAACAAGGTAAAAGCTATGTTCCTATTGCGCAACGACTTTAG
- a CDS encoding FAD-dependent oxidoreductase yields the protein MAEPYVIKMPQLSDTMTEGVLVSWEKPVGARVERGDVVATVETDKAIMDVEVFRAGYLSGPLVAADVVVPVGEPIAWLVESPDQVRHESAVSSTSTASQTSSAAPTAIPMSAVAAAMPPALVSDAYPAARPRQGAASPFARQLAGQQGVDINGLRGTGPGGVIVAADVLAAGGDATPVAPARPTEPAVPGNGRAMTAIEKAISQAMVASLSIPVFHVTVQAKPEALIRAAKAHKVSVTVAIAKAASQALSKHPLVNSAYQPADKIVERSQHDIGIAATTEDGGLVVPVLRGVEGKGLDQLQAEWTPLVEKARKRRLSPPEYTNPTFTISNMGMYGIAQFDAIVTPGTAAIIAIAGNGPEGMPITITADHRVVNGAEAALFLKELKQAIEHPEAWLGSTGPVIPEGDYDVQVLVIGAGPGGEDCARELVENGIKVAMVNNAPLPGGECLWRGCIPSKAWRAAADRIRDREHDAAMGLTLGTPKLDWGQLEQHRRGILQTRGEMALKTDQGMKIQVLEGYARFTDAHSVEISGKDARTLTFGACVIATGAPAFVPPIPGIQEALKKGAAVTSDTVWDLQQPPKCLCVIGAGAIGMEMAQMFHDFGAEVRVLEALPRPVAEMEKEVAEQLMKALAHNSPRLQVLTGVKVLDVAGQTGQLEIRYQVGEEAATYACDLLLVATGKRPDTSGLNLAAAGVTLDERAAIAVSATGQSNVPHIYAVGDVIGGYMLAHTAGKQGRVAAANLLGHSARYDAAKDSGVTFTRPQCAFVGLSLEQARAAGIDAVEVKVPLSIDAKAMMTGETDGLIKIVADKASHRIVGVHFLADHADTLVGEAVLMVSTGLTLEQVAEAIHPHPTQTELFGEMARRLLSRLRRSAKGAG from the coding sequence ATGGCTGAACCTTACGTCATCAAGATGCCGCAACTTTCCGACACCATGACCGAAGGTGTTCTCGTTTCTTGGGAGAAGCCCGTGGGTGCGCGGGTGGAGCGCGGTGACGTGGTGGCGACGGTGGAAACTGATAAGGCCATCATGGACGTGGAAGTCTTTCGTGCAGGTTACCTTTCCGGTCCGTTGGTGGCGGCAGATGTGGTGGTACCGGTTGGCGAGCCTATCGCTTGGCTGGTGGAGTCGCCGGATCAGGTGCGCCACGAAAGCGCTGTATCCAGCACCAGTACGGCAAGCCAAACCAGTTCTGCTGCACCGACAGCAATCCCTATGTCCGCCGTAGCCGCTGCCATGCCTCCTGCTCTGGTATCGGATGCATATCCGGCGGCACGTCCGCGGCAGGGCGCGGCCAGCCCCTTCGCTCGGCAATTGGCGGGCCAGCAAGGGGTGGATATCAACGGCTTGCGCGGCACGGGTCCGGGAGGGGTGATTGTCGCTGCCGACGTCCTTGCGGCTGGCGGCGATGCGACACCGGTCGCGCCCGCACGTCCTACGGAGCCGGCGGTGCCTGGCAATGGCCGCGCCATGACGGCCATCGAAAAGGCAATCAGTCAGGCGATGGTCGCTTCTCTGAGTATCCCCGTTTTTCATGTTACCGTGCAGGCCAAACCCGAGGCATTGATTCGCGCCGCCAAGGCGCACAAAGTCTCTGTTACTGTAGCTATTGCCAAGGCCGCTTCGCAGGCGCTGAGTAAGCATCCCTTGGTGAATTCCGCTTATCAGCCCGCAGATAAGATTGTCGAACGTAGCCAGCATGACATCGGCATTGCGGCAACCACGGAGGATGGCGGGTTGGTGGTGCCGGTGCTACGTGGTGTGGAAGGCAAAGGCCTTGACCAGTTGCAAGCAGAATGGACTCCTCTGGTAGAGAAGGCGCGCAAACGTCGTCTGAGTCCGCCTGAATATACGAACCCGACTTTTACGATCTCCAATATGGGCATGTACGGCATCGCCCAGTTCGATGCTATCGTCACTCCGGGCACGGCGGCCATCATTGCTATCGCCGGGAATGGCCCCGAGGGTATGCCTATCACCATTACTGCGGATCATCGGGTGGTGAACGGCGCTGAGGCGGCTCTGTTTCTCAAAGAACTGAAGCAGGCGATTGAGCATCCTGAAGCATGGCTGGGCAGCACCGGGCCGGTGATTCCCGAAGGGGATTATGACGTGCAGGTGCTGGTCATCGGCGCAGGCCCCGGCGGTGAAGATTGCGCCCGCGAACTGGTGGAGAATGGCATCAAGGTGGCTATGGTTAATAACGCACCGCTGCCCGGTGGCGAGTGCCTCTGGCGCGGTTGTATCCCTTCTAAGGCTTGGCGCGCCGCTGCGGACCGTATTCGTGACCGTGAGCACGATGCCGCCATGGGACTTACTCTCGGCACTCCGAAGTTGGACTGGGGGCAACTGGAGCAGCATCGACGTGGCATTCTCCAGACGCGCGGGGAAATGGCGCTGAAAACTGATCAGGGCATGAAGATTCAGGTGCTGGAGGGCTACGCCCGCTTCACCGACGCGCATAGTGTCGAAATTAGCGGTAAAGATGCGCGGACTCTGACTTTTGGTGCTTGTGTCATTGCTACGGGGGCTCCTGCCTTTGTGCCGCCGATTCCCGGTATCCAGGAGGCGTTAAAGAAGGGCGCCGCCGTGACTTCTGATACGGTCTGGGACCTGCAACAGCCCCCCAAGTGCCTCTGTGTCATCGGTGCCGGAGCCATAGGGATGGAGATGGCGCAGATGTTCCATGACTTCGGCGCCGAAGTGCGGGTGCTGGAAGCCTTGCCCCGACCGGTGGCGGAGATGGAAAAGGAGGTCGCGGAACAATTGATGAAGGCCCTCGCCCACAACAGCCCACGCCTGCAGGTGTTGACTGGCGTCAAAGTATTGGATGTCGCTGGGCAGACCGGCCAGTTGGAGATCCGTTATCAGGTAGGTGAAGAGGCGGCGACCTATGCTTGTGATCTGCTGCTGGTGGCGACGGGCAAGCGCCCGGACACCAGCGGTTTGAACCTCGCAGCGGCTGGCGTAACGCTCGATGAACGGGCCGCCATTGCGGTGAGCGCGACCGGGCAGAGCAATGTGCCTCATATTTATGCCGTGGGTGACGTCATCGGCGGTTACATGCTGGCCCACACGGCGGGCAAACAAGGACGAGTTGCGGCGGCTAACTTGCTGGGGCATAGCGCTCGCTATGATGCGGCTAAAGACAGCGGTGTGACTTTCACGCGGCCCCAGTGCGCCTTTGTCGGCTTATCCCTGGAGCAAGCGAGGGCCGCAGGCATTGATGCGGTCGAGGTCAAGGTACCCCTGAGCATTGATGCCAAGGCGATGATGACTGGCGAGACCGATGGTCTGATCAAAATTGTCGCCGACAAGGCCAGCCATCGCATTGTCGGTGTACACTTCCTGGCCGATCATGCCGATACGCTGGTGGGTGAGGCGGTCCTGATGGTGAGCACCGGTCTGACTCTGGAGCAGGTGGCTGAAGCCATTCATCCCCATCCAACGCAGACCGAGCTCTTCGGCGAAATGGCGCGACGTTTGTTGTCCCGCCTGCGCCGCTCCGCAAAAGGGGCGGGCTGA
- a CDS encoding alpha-ketoacid dehydrogenase subunit beta, with the protein MAEMMYWQGILRAHDEEMARDPLVFAMGEDIGVAGGTYKATSGLFAKYGEQRVIDTPISENSYTGIGVGAAMVGARPIVEIMSVNFAWLAMDQLMNNAAKIHYMSGGRIRCPFVMRVPGGTAHQLGAQHSARMEKVFMGISGLRVVTPATPSDAYGLLKSAVRCDDPVVIIEHESMYNLKGEIPDEEFFTPLEGVEVMRSGEDISIFAYNISVHWALDAAQKLAEEHGIDAEVINLRALKPMDRAGIAASVHKTHRAIVVEEDEAPVGVGSEVIAILNEECFFDLDAAPVRVHALDVPIPYNRRLEKAAIPNAGDVVAAVRKMLGR; encoded by the coding sequence ATGGCTGAAATGATGTATTGGCAGGGTATCCTGCGTGCCCACGATGAAGAAATGGCGCGGGACCCTCTGGTTTTTGCCATGGGTGAGGATATCGGCGTCGCTGGTGGTACCTACAAGGCAACCAGCGGCCTTTTTGCCAAGTACGGCGAGCAACGGGTGATCGACACTCCCATCTCCGAAAATAGCTACACCGGCATCGGTGTGGGCGCCGCCATGGTCGGGGCTCGTCCTATCGTCGAAATTATGAGCGTCAATTTTGCCTGGTTGGCGATGGATCAGCTCATGAATAATGCGGCGAAAATCCATTACATGTCTGGTGGTCGTATCCGTTGCCCCTTCGTGATGCGGGTGCCGGGGGGCACGGCGCACCAGTTGGGCGCCCAGCATTCGGCGCGCATGGAGAAAGTCTTCATGGGTATCTCCGGTCTGCGGGTGGTAACCCCGGCAACCCCGAGCGACGCTTATGGTCTGTTGAAAAGCGCCGTGCGTTGCGATGACCCGGTGGTGATCATTGAGCACGAGAGCATGTATAACCTCAAGGGCGAGATACCGGACGAGGAATTCTTCACTCCGCTGGAAGGGGTAGAAGTGATGCGTTCGGGTGAGGATATCAGCATTTTTGCCTACAATATTAGTGTGCACTGGGCGCTGGATGCGGCACAGAAACTGGCAGAGGAGCATGGCATTGATGCTGAAGTCATCAATCTGCGAGCACTCAAACCCATGGATCGCGCCGGTATCGCGGCCAGCGTGCACAAGACCCATCGAGCCATTGTGGTCGAAGAAGACGAAGCCCCGGTGGGCGTGGGTTCTGAGGTGATTGCGATCCTCAATGAGGAATGCTTCTTCGATCTGGATGCCGCGCCGGTGCGGGTGCATGCCTTGGATGTGCCCATTCCTTATAATCGCCGTTTAGAAAAGGCGGCGATCCCCAATGCCGGGGATGTGGTCGCCGCTGTGCGGAAGATGCTGGGCCGATAA
- a CDS encoding outer membrane beta-barrel protein has protein sequence MSQNRISQSSRLLLHRSVLAATALSLSMITGVAQASPLSMPAPLTFSAGPLGKLDVQGIASGMAFYQDNPPAISGLGGKYTGTDISNGMVIVQKNTGPLQFYIQAGVYNFPTVSVPFTSTGSTVSSEFGALPVAYLKYAPTANFSMEIGKLPTLIGAESGFTYQNINIQRGLLWNVEPIVSRGIQFNYTAGPVSASVSWNDGYYSNRFNWVTGLVSYAIDSSNTVSAYAGGNLGNSAGYSPNSYSNANIVDGADDSDIYGLMYEYSSGPWMIEPYVQYMYTPSHPFLRINTSSANYGAALLADYSFTNTVSLAGRVEYLAADNGGASGGGAAGSVTGFGPGSHAWSFTLTPTYQDGGFFARADLSYVKASEPYGWVGTIGTNGTNTTQLRGMLETGFMF, from the coding sequence ATGTCGCAAAACCGTATTTCCCAATCTTCCCGCCTGTTGCTGCACCGCTCGGTTTTGGCCGCCACCGCCCTGAGCCTTTCTATGATCACCGGGGTGGCTCAGGCCAGTCCCCTGTCCATGCCCGCCCCCCTGACCTTTAGTGCCGGCCCTCTCGGTAAGCTGGATGTACAGGGTATTGCCAGTGGTATGGCTTTTTACCAGGATAATCCACCCGCTATCTCTGGGCTCGGTGGTAAATACACCGGTACCGATATCAGTAATGGTATGGTCATCGTCCAGAAAAACACAGGTCCACTGCAATTTTACATTCAAGCGGGTGTTTACAACTTCCCAACAGTGAGTGTTCCCTTCACATCCACGGGCTCTACCGTCAGTAGTGAATTCGGTGCATTGCCCGTTGCCTATCTCAAATATGCGCCCACTGCCAATTTCTCTATGGAAATTGGTAAGCTGCCGACGTTGATCGGTGCGGAATCTGGCTTTACTTACCAGAACATCAATATCCAGCGTGGCCTGTTGTGGAATGTTGAACCCATCGTGAGCCGAGGCATACAGTTTAACTATACTGCTGGTCCCGTTAGCGCCTCGGTTTCGTGGAACGATGGTTATTATTCCAATCGTTTTAACTGGGTAACTGGATTGGTCAGTTATGCTATTGATTCTTCAAATACCGTAAGCGCTTACGCAGGCGGCAATTTAGGTAACTCGGCAGGTTACTCGCCCAACAGCTACTCCAACGCTAACATTGTTGACGGTGCGGATGATAGTGATATCTATGGGCTGATGTACGAGTACTCATCCGGTCCTTGGATGATTGAGCCTTATGTTCAGTATATGTATACGCCGTCGCATCCCTTTTTGAGGATCAACACTAGTTCCGCCAATTACGGTGCAGCGTTGTTGGCTGATTATAGCTTTACCAATACCGTTTCGCTCGCGGGTCGTGTGGAATATCTCGCGGCAGACAATGGTGGAGCGTCTGGTGGCGGAGCGGCGGGAAGTGTCACTGGTTTTGGTCCTGGTTCTCATGCCTGGTCGTTTACGTTGACTCCTACCTATCAGGATGGTGGCTTCTTCGCACGCGCAGATCTGTCGTATGTCAAAGCGTCAGAGCCCTACGGGTGGGTGGGAACTATCGGGACCAATGGCACCAACACTACCCAGCTTCGCGGCATGTTAGAAACGGGCTTCATGTTCTGA
- a CDS encoding DUF2892 domain-containing protein, translating into MPVNEGTADRIIRVVVGLAIIVVLAVFLPGANKWWALVGLVPLITGFTGFCALYTLLGIKTCPMKPRAKS; encoded by the coding sequence ATGCCTGTCAATGAAGGAACTGCGGATCGGATTATTCGGGTGGTTGTGGGGTTGGCCATTATTGTAGTGCTGGCTGTTTTTCTACCGGGCGCGAACAAATGGTGGGCGTTGGTGGGTTTGGTGCCGCTTATTACCGGGTTTACCGGTTTTTGCGCGCTGTATACTTTGTTGGGCATCAAGACTTGCCCGATGAAGCCGCGAGCAAAATCTTAA
- the erpA gene encoding iron-sulfur cluster insertion protein ErpA, giving the protein MTNLDSIPPVMTLTQNAADKIASLIEEEGSEDLKLRVFVTGGGCSGFQYGFTFDENMNEGDTEVHQFGVSLLVDPMSYQYLVGAEIDYSEGLEGAQFVIKNPNATTTCGCGSSFSA; this is encoded by the coding sequence ATGACCAATCTGGATTCCATCCCCCCGGTTATGACCCTGACGCAAAATGCGGCGGACAAGATTGCCTCGCTGATCGAAGAAGAGGGTTCTGAAGACCTGAAGCTGCGTGTTTTTGTGACAGGTGGTGGCTGTTCCGGTTTTCAATATGGCTTTACTTTCGATGAGAATATGAATGAAGGCGATACGGAAGTGCATCAGTTCGGTGTGAGCCTGCTGGTTGATCCCATGAGTTATCAGTATCTGGTCGGCGCAGAGATTGACTATAGCGAGGGATTGGAAGGCGCACAATTCGTCATTAAAAATCCCAACGCAACGACCACCTGCGGGTGCGGATCTTCCTTCTCGGCCTGA
- a CDS encoding phosphate-starvation-inducible PsiE family protein, whose product MTDGDPQELIPGVLLSGARGKILRFYEKMLDLIVIVLIFIMLITLLAAVIGLMWDVYDTALAFRQEQAIQGLVADVLSVFVLIELFRTFTDYLEFHRIRLRVLSEVAIVFVLRELFIGLYAHRMGSLDLLSTAALLAVLIGARIAAVYFAPGHSSAE is encoded by the coding sequence TTGACAGATGGAGACCCGCAGGAGCTAATTCCTGGCGTGCTGCTCAGTGGAGCGCGCGGCAAAATTCTGCGGTTTTACGAGAAAATGCTCGATCTCATTGTTATCGTCCTGATTTTTATCATGTTGATCACACTGCTCGCCGCCGTAATCGGGCTGATGTGGGATGTCTATGACACGGCCTTGGCCTTCCGTCAGGAGCAGGCGATACAAGGCCTGGTGGCGGATGTGCTCTCCGTTTTTGTGCTGATCGAACTTTTCCGCACTTTCACGGATTATCTCGAATTTCACCGGATACGTTTGCGTGTGCTCTCGGAAGTGGCTATTGTTTTCGTGTTGCGCGAGCTATTCATCGGACTTTACGCCCACCGTATGGGTTCTTTGGATTTGCTTTCGACAGCGGCGCTGCTGGCGGTGCTGATCGGTGCGCGTATTGCAGCAGTATACTTTGCCCCCGGACATTCCAGCGCAGAGTGA
- the rpsI gene encoding 30S ribosomal protein S9 — protein MEQYYGTGRRKSATARVYLRRGSGKIVINKRTLEDYFGRETSRMVVMQPLELTGHGGQFDILVNVSGGGASGQAGAIRHGITRALMVYDEALRRPLRSAGFVTRDAREVERKKVGKHKARRSHQFSKR, from the coding sequence ATGGAACAATATTACGGTACCGGTCGGCGTAAAAGTGCAACTGCCCGCGTGTATTTGCGCCGTGGCTCTGGCAAGATCGTCATCAACAAGCGCACCCTGGAAGACTACTTTGGCCGGGAGACCTCGCGCATGGTGGTCATGCAGCCCTTGGAGTTGACTGGTCATGGTGGCCAGTTCGACATTCTCGTGAATGTGAGCGGTGGTGGTGCCAGTGGTCAGGCCGGAGCGATCCGCCATGGCATCACCCGCGCCCTCATGGTTTATGATGAAGCCTTGCGCCGCCCCTTGCGCAGCGCTGGTTTCGTCACCCGTGACGCGCGCGAAGTGGAACGAAAGAAGGTCGGCAAGCATAAGGCCCGGCGTAGTCACCAGTTCTCCAAGCGTTAA